Genomic segment of Arachis hypogaea cultivar Tifrunner chromosome 16, arahy.Tifrunner.gnm2.J5K5, whole genome shotgun sequence:
TATTAaagatttaaaatatattaaatcaatTCTCCTTAATATGATTTAGATGTTATTTAATAAAAGTGCAGATCTTAGCGTGAtttactaataataaaattagGACATTTATGTAAATAATGTTGTAAATTATAATAGGACaagtatattattaattatttttttcaaatttaaataagtaaaaaatcctatattttactatatattttttaattattttgatgactAATCACCTTATCAAACACTTATATGAAATAATGTATataaatgtataaaatatataacagggtaaatcataaaaaaaatacatttaaataattttatcgcTGATAAAAATGCATTTGAATATTGGTATCGATAAAATATTCTCACATAATTTTAAAATGCGACAAAAATATCCAACACTAAATATGTAttctcaaaataatattttaaagattgaattttgagggcaaataGTAGTATTAAGCTAGTTTGGATGAGATATTATATGATTCAACCAAATGGAAAAATGAGACATGGATTAACCAAAAGCATGtatttatgtaattcgaatcaacgtAATTCGAATTAAAGACAATGGTAATTCGAATAAATGCAGTTCGAATTATGAGGGAATATGCATGCTAGATAGTTCGAATCatactgattcgaattacacatggGAAAGTTCGAATCACTCTGATTAGAATTATGCTTGAGCAgttcgaatcaacctgattcgaattttatggtgagcaattcgaattggCAGTTCGAATCTAGCTGATTCGAATTAcgtatatataatttgaaattggCTGTTTCGAATTAGGAAGTCCCAGACATATATAAATATGGTGTGAACATGAATTGAGTTCATTTGAGTGAGAAAAAATGGCTAGTAAGGAGAGTTTTGTAGTGTTGGTGCATTATAGAGGGTCGATTAAGAGAAAAACATGctctggtgtgaagttcactgataaagATCCTCTAAGTATTTTTATGAGACCTACGACGAGATTCGATGACTTTTTGAATTCTATAATACAGAAACTTGGGCTGCAAGGCGTGAAACAGGTTCAGAAGTTATTCTATCGCATTTCGATCTCAGTGCTTAGAGATGACGTGAAGTATGATTCTTTCATTATAGGGAGTGACGAGGATTTGCAGGTCCTGTTCCATTGTCTTTGGCATTTTTCCGAGGTCAGGACACCTGAgttgttggcaaagttggttaatgtggtatctagctcgggaggttcgaaccggaatactcAAACTCTAGGCACGGTAGTCGGTTCTAGCTTGAGGCCCGTTGGTGCATCTTCGTCGGTGCCTGTGAATGCACCTCAGGACGAGCCTGTTGCGTCCCCGTCGTTCGCCATTGATCTCAACTGCAGTGGTGGCGGAAAGGTTGGTATCGTGGAGAGGGTGTCGATTTCTTTACAGTGTGGGGCACCGGCTGAGATCGGTGATGCATTGctggatgatgatggtgatgatgatgtggagcctGACCTCATTGCTGATGACAGTGGCGATGACATTGCAGCGAGTAATCCAGCTGGGGCTggcggtggttctagctctgggaCTCAGCAGTACTCTCCGCACTTTTCATcgttggacttggatgccatgagacagGAGGGAGTTCCTGCGGAACCCACTGGATTTAGTGTTAGAGATACCCAGGGTACTTGAGGTCTTACagagtttcaggttggtcagcaatttcaggataaagaggaGGCTGTGTTAAGCATGAAGACGTATAGCATCCGACGCGGGGTACAGTACAAAGTGGTGGAGTCTGATTATCGCAGGTACGTTGggaagtgttctgagtttggaaatgggtgcacatggttgattaggCTATCTGGTGCCACTCTATAATGGCAAAATATATCAGCACCGTCACACACCTCCATAACGCCATATGCCGAGGCTCCAAGATCTCCGGATGCACAACCTAAAGAATGTCAGGAGAGCTATACGGCATCCAAATAAATTGCGAATACAAACTGTCTTCGTTTAGCCATGCACACTTGCTAGTCTAAAAGAGATTATAATCAAAAGGAGTTTGTCAGATACTTACATCCCCAGCCTGTAAGAGGTCTATCCTGAGCCTCTACATCGCAACTCGAGATCCCTTCTTGCTCGCTGTTATCACGAAATGAAAATAACACCAAATAATATAATAGTATAAACGTAGATATAATGAAATAATAGCAGACGATAGAATAATTAATAGTACCTCGAGGTCAAGGGCCAGCTGAACGTATCATATCCAGCGGGTCTAAATCCAGGAAAGCGCCAGAAGATCTATGACAGAAGTAGCTGTAATGGTCCGGCTAACTTGACCACATGTCTGTTCGCCAtgcggcacatgcaccggtataACCACGACAGAGCAGCTGATCCCTAGCTGTACCCACCCATGTCCTCAAGCCTAGCTACGTATGAGAGCCACCTAATGTGAATGCGGTTGCCAGACTTATCGGCAAATAGCTGAGTCTCTAACAGCATCATGATATAGGCCCGGGCATACCTCATAACTATGGGCTCATTGGCTCCCTCAAGAAGCTCTCCAAAGGTCTCCTGGATCCAGCTGCAGTTCACTGCAAACTTCTAGATTTGGTTTGTAGGAGGTAACACACCCAGCAACTCTTGGGACCACACCCAAGCTAGCCGACCACCCTAGATGTACGTCTGAAAATCTATCAAGCAACCACTAACATAATGTCCATCGATTGGCAGTCCTAACTGGTACGCCACATCCTGCAGTGTAatagtgcactctccgaacggcatatgaaacgtgtgcgtctctgGACGCCAGCGCTCAACGAACGCACTGACCAGGGACTCATCCAGTCTGAACCATCTCTCGTTCAGCCTCGCAAGATGGTATAAGCCGGCCATCTGTAAGTACGGAACGTACCTCTCTTCCAGACGCATACCCTGCTGCCGTCGCATGCTCGAAATACATCGCTGGGGCTGCAAACATCATGTACCAAAATATAAATACCACTAACATCATTTAataacaaaaccactaacaacaccactaacaaaaccactaacatcaTTCACTAAAAAAATCACTAACAAAATCACTAATATTATTCACTAACATTATTtactaacaaaaccactaacatcattcactaacaaaaccactaacatcaTTCACTATCGAAACCACTAACAAAACtactaacaaaaccactaacatcattcactaacaaaaccactaacatcaTTCACTAATAAAActactaacaaaataattatttaattatttttataaaattttgtattaaatacataataaatttatcaaataaaaaatttgtttgtcttttacaaaaaaataatattaattttttgtatttttgccaACAATACATGTGTTAGTTGAAATTTggtattcatcttgcattttttatgTCAAATATATTAGATGACAAAATCAATCTAGCTTGTTTTACGTGGCCTgtgaaaattttaagatcaaaacagcTCAGGTGCGTATTGCGTTACGTCATTGCGCAACTGCCTCTTTGAAAGTTtaataatttcattttaaaatgaaataaacAATGAAAGAATAAAGAGAAGACTCCAAAATGTTTCCTGATGCTCATTCCGCATCTGCATTATATTCAATGAACGGTATCTCCcatgtacaaaaaaatatttagaggAAAAGAAGGTTTTgctaacttaattaaaaaaaaagtgaactttatattgttattattattttaaagtattgtttttgtttttaatgtttgggataaattttattttaattttggtttaattactctgttggttttataatttcgcaaaatttttaattaggtctctatatttttttttaattgaattcatgtaccaatttttttaattgggtctctacactttttttccttttatttggatttctgtactaattttttttatccgtATAAAATTAAGCACAGTAAAATTAATGTACtcttaataatatttttgttaaagttatgtttattcaattttatttttattttcacccTTTCAATAAGTTTaaactctatttttttatttttttattttttttcaaatccctCTTAAAGAATTAATAgtgtaaaagagaaaagaagaaagaaatagaagaatgaggtttgCACTTATTGAAAgagtaaaagtgaaaaaaaagagtTGAATAAATTTAGTCTTAACAAAAACATTATTAATAAGGGACACTCTACTGTACAGATTGGAGTGGTATAGagagaatataatttttttatagttattttttattattttattattattgaaaatgtGGGTCCTACCTTTATTAATCTCTCTTTTATTCTATTAAAGGAAAAATCTGTAAACTTACATCTTTACTATATAATTCACCTATTAATAATACATCGATGTTATTTTAAACGttttgagataaaaataaaaccaTTAAAACATTATGGACCAAATAAAATTAACCTTAAACGTTAGACTAGTACAGAACTTTAccctattattaaaaatttaagagtgttattttttcaattaaattattcTTCTACTTTTATAGTTTGAAAAGTATGCTTAGAATTTAGACTAGTTAGCAAACTCCTAATTGAAACTCATTTCACAACGTGGAAGTTGGACACAACTAGTCAACTACTACAAGGAAAAGTTTCCCTATATAGTTTACATATCTGAACCAAAATCAAAACCATAGCTTTTCTCGTACAATCCAATTGATGGCAAAAACAACGCGCATAGCTATTGTTACAAGTCCTGGCTTGACCCACCTAGTTCCAATACTTGAGTTCTCCAAAAGATTCTTGGAGCTTCACCCAAATTTTCATGTCACTTGCATGATTCCCTCACTTGGGCCACACCCAGATTCAACCAAATCCTACCTTCAAACTCTTCCTTCAAACATTCACTCCATCCTTCTCCCTTCAATCAACAAACAAGACTTGCCCCAAGGAGCATACCCTGGAGTTCTTATTCAAAAAACCGTTACCCTCTCTCTCCCATCAATTCGTGACACCCTTAAATCCCTCACCTTAAGGGAACCACTTGCAGCTTTGATCGCAGATGCTTTCGCCTTCGAAGCACTTTCATTCGCTAAGGAGTTCAATTTCTTGTCCTACATTTACTTCCCTTCTACAGTTATGGCTCTCTCATTGTCTTTGCATTTGCCAAAACTTGATGAGCAAGTTACCGGTGAGTACAAAGACCTACAACATCCTATCTATTTACCCGGTTGTGAACCAGTTTTCGGGCGAGATCTTCCATCTCCAATGCAAAATCGATCCAGTGATGCTTACAAACTCTATCTAGAACGTTCCAAAGGATTGAGTAATGTAAATGGATTCATAATCAACAGCTTCTTGGAATTGGAATCAGCTGCTATGAAAGCACTTGCAAAGGAGAAAAGTTGCTTCAGCTTTTATGCTGTTGGACCAATTACACAAAAAAGGTCATCAAGCAATGATGGTGATGAGGAATTAGAGTGTTTAAGATGGTTGGATAAACAGCCACATAGTTCTGTTTTGTATGTTTCTTTCGGAAGCGGCGGAACACTCTCTCAAAGCGCAATCAATGAGCTAGCTTTGGGTTTGGAATTGAGTGGTCAAAGGTTTTTATGGGTTCTTAGAGCACCAAGTGATTCATCTAGTGCTGCTTACTTAGACAACCAAAAGAACGAGGATCCATTGAAATTTTTACCAAGTGGGTTTCTAGAAAGAACCAAAGAGAAAGGTTTGGTTTTGCCATCATGGGCACCCCAAGTACAAATCCTTAGTCACGATTCAGTTGGTGGGTTTTTGAGTCATTGTGGTTGGAACTCGGTGTTGGAAAGTGTGCAAGTGGGAGTTCCAATAATCACATGGCCACTCTTTGCAGAGCAGAGgatgaatgctgtgttgttagtTGATGGACTCAAAGTGGCGGTGAGGCCGAATATTGGAGAAGATGGTATTGTTGAAAAGGAGGAAGTTTCAAAGGTGATAAAGTGTCTAATGGAGCAGGAAGAAGGAAAAGCAATGCGCAAAAGAATGGAGGATTTAAAAGCTTATGCTGCTGATGCAGTGAAGAAAGATGCTGGTTCTTCAACGCATGCGTTGTCACAATTGGCTAGTAAGTGGGAAAACTTTAGTGGGATTGAAGAtaacaattaaattaaacaatTCCGCTGCGTTACAGTATTTATGGCAACTTTTACaaattcttgtttataattttgtttaataaaacTTATAAAAGTGTATTTGtggatatatttaataaatatattttttttatgccaattcttatttataattgtgtttaataaaagtgtctttgtgaatatatataataaattagcaATAAATTAACAGATAGTATATTAGTattctatattttttcttaaactaATAAAGCCTTCTAAGGTTCGGTTGATGTGCATGTTATACATTGTTTAATATGGGCCAGCTATAGTcggttttttctctgttttttctttcttggtaATGGACTGATATTGATGTCAGTAATAA
This window contains:
- the LOC112755269 gene encoding hydroquinone glucosyltransferase, with the protein product MAKTTRIAIVTSPGLTHLVPILEFSKRFLELHPNFHVTCMIPSLGPHPDSTKSYLQTLPSNIHSILLPSINKQDLPQGAYPGVLIQKTVTLSLPSIRDTLKSLTLREPLAALIADAFAFEALSFAKEFNFLSYIYFPSTVMALSLSLHLPKLDEQVTGEYKDLQHPIYLPGCEPVFGRDLPSPMQNRSSDAYKLYLERSKGLSNVNGFIINSFLELESAAMKALAKEKSCFSFYAVGPITQKRSSSNDGDEELECLRWLDKQPHSSVLYVSFGSGGTLSQSAINELALGLELSGQRFLWVLRAPSDSSSAAYLDNQKNEDPLKFLPSGFLERTKEKGLVLPSWAPQVQILSHDSVGGFLSHCGWNSVLESVQVGVPIITWPLFAEQRMNAVLLVDGLKVAVRPNIGEDGIVEKEEVSKVIKCLMEQEEGKAMRKRMEDLKAYAADAVKKDAGSSTHALSQLASKWENFSGIEDNN